The Tenebrio molitor chromosome 5, icTenMoli1.1, whole genome shotgun sequence genome has a segment encoding these proteins:
- the LOC138130815 gene encoding uncharacterized protein isoform X3, with product MLVQTEGDAGPPGRPSGVLDSPILARVERVLLRHEEGLNRDGRFFARPEYTQSLLSSNFGKESTATVKRGLLWQQRKKLFSRWKERYFILTRDYLYCFQRASGADKISEMGQFLFKVKLVDIERVEWENKKTYSTVSLVLGRDGKIYLRTPDGLEDWFELIEECMMMSKERRRALRHSHDGKSRDNNNTGSLGDWMLPHHKLLLTDIDINTYDDSTLEAPSITSYRMNQDVLCVQPPSLRGMGSFRSTRETSNFSKRNVPNVHEIPFIKFRERSYSDIQREDRRLWRGLPSDNRKFH from the exons aTGTTGGTGCAAACTGAGGGTGACGCCGGACCACCGGGACGGCCCTCCGGCGTCTTGGATTCCCCGATCTTAGCAAGAGTTGAGCGCGTTCTGCTCCGGCACGAAGAGGGTTTGAACAGGGACGGGAGGTTCTTCGCGAGGCCCGAATACACGCAG TCTCTTCTTTCCTCGAACTTCGGAAAGGAGTCAACTGCCACCGTTAAACGGGGCCTTCTTTGGCAGCAACGCAAGAAACTCTTCAGCAGATGGAAAGAACGCTACTTTATTTTGACGAGGGATTATCTGTACTGCTTTCAAAGAGCTTCCGGAGCCGACAAAATATCAGAAATGGGTCAGTTTCTCTTCAAAGTCAAGTTGGTTGACATTGAACGAGTCGAATGGGAGAACAAGAAGACTTACAGCACAGTATCTTTGGTTCTGGGCAGGGacggaaaaatttacttgagAACACCGGATGGACTAGAAGACTGGTTCGAATTGATCGAGGAGTGCATGATGATGAGTAAAGAAAGGAGGAGGGCACTGAGGCATTCGCACGATGGAAAATCAAGAGATAACAACAATACGGGCTCTTTGGGAGACTGGATGCTTCCTCATCACAAACTAC ttttaactgacatcgACATAAATACGTACGACGATAGCACTCTCGAAGCCCCTTCTATAACGTCTTACCGAATGAATCAAGATGTATTGTGCGTTCAGCCTCCTTCGCTCAGGGGTATGGGTTCCTTCCGTTCGACTAGAGAAACTTCGAATTTCTCAAAACGGAACGTTCCTAATGTACACGAAATaccatttataaaatttaggG aaCGTTCCTATAGTGATATTCAACGGGAAGATCGAAGATTATGGCGTGGTTTACCAAGTGATAACCGCAAGTTTCATTAG
- the LOC138130815 gene encoding uncharacterized protein isoform X1, with protein MLVQTEGDAGPPGRPSGVLDSPILARVERVLLRHEEGLNRDGRFFARPEYTQSLLSSNFGKESTATVKRGLLWQQRKKLFSRWKERYFILTRDYLYCFQRASGADKISEMGQFLFKVKLVDIERVEWENKKTYSTVSLVLGRDGKIYLRTPDGLEDWFELIEECMMMSKERRRALRHSHDGKSRDNNNTGSLGDWMLPHHKLPMRQLPTDSVKQDTVRRREWTPSDRDWEHPTLDNRLSRKNCASKINKPKPWRYQPFSFRKKEILTDIDINTYDDSTLEAPSITSYRMNQDVLCVQPPSLRGMGSFRSTRETSNFSKRNVPNVHEIPFIKFRERSYSDIQREDRRLWRGLPSDNRKFH; from the exons aTGTTGGTGCAAACTGAGGGTGACGCCGGACCACCGGGACGGCCCTCCGGCGTCTTGGATTCCCCGATCTTAGCAAGAGTTGAGCGCGTTCTGCTCCGGCACGAAGAGGGTTTGAACAGGGACGGGAGGTTCTTCGCGAGGCCCGAATACACGCAG TCTCTTCTTTCCTCGAACTTCGGAAAGGAGTCAACTGCCACCGTTAAACGGGGCCTTCTTTGGCAGCAACGCAAGAAACTCTTCAGCAGATGGAAAGAACGCTACTTTATTTTGACGAGGGATTATCTGTACTGCTTTCAAAGAGCTTCCGGAGCCGACAAAATATCAGAAATGGGTCAGTTTCTCTTCAAAGTCAAGTTGGTTGACATTGAACGAGTCGAATGGGAGAACAAGAAGACTTACAGCACAGTATCTTTGGTTCTGGGCAGGGacggaaaaatttacttgagAACACCGGATGGACTAGAAGACTGGTTCGAATTGATCGAGGAGTGCATGATGATGAGTAAAGAAAGGAGGAGGGCACTGAGGCATTCGCACGATGGAAAATCAAGAGATAACAACAATACGGGCTCTTTGGGAGACTGGATGCTTCCTCATCACAAACTAC CGATGAGGCAATTACCCACAGATAGTGTGAAACAGGATACGGTAAGAAGACGCGAGTGGACCCCCAGCGATAGGGATTGGGAGCATCCTACCCTCGATAACAGACTATCTC gcAAAAACTGTGCATCCAAAATTAACAAACCAAAGCCTTGGAGATACCAACCATTTTCCtttcgaaaaaaagaaa ttttaactgacatcgACATAAATACGTACGACGATAGCACTCTCGAAGCCCCTTCTATAACGTCTTACCGAATGAATCAAGATGTATTGTGCGTTCAGCCTCCTTCGCTCAGGGGTATGGGTTCCTTCCGTTCGACTAGAGAAACTTCGAATTTCTCAAAACGGAACGTTCCTAATGTACACGAAATaccatttataaaatttaggG aaCGTTCCTATAGTGATATTCAACGGGAAGATCGAAGATTATGGCGTGGTTTACCAAGTGATAACCGCAAGTTTCATTAG
- the LOC138130815 gene encoding uncharacterized protein isoform X2: MLVQTEGDAGPPGRPSGVLDSPILARVERVLLRHEEGLNRDGRFFARPEYTQSLLSSNFGKESTATVKRGLLWQQRKKLFSRWKERYFILTRDYLYCFQRASGADKISEMGQFLFKVKLVDIERVEWENKKTYSTVSLVLGRDGKIYLRTPDGLEDWFELIEECMMMSKERRRALRHSHDGKSRDNNNTGSLGDWMLPHHKLPMRQLPTDSVKQDTVRRREWTPSDRDWEHPTLDNRLSLLTDIDINTYDDSTLEAPSITSYRMNQDVLCVQPPSLRGMGSFRSTRETSNFSKRNVPNVHEIPFIKFRERSYSDIQREDRRLWRGLPSDNRKFH, translated from the exons aTGTTGGTGCAAACTGAGGGTGACGCCGGACCACCGGGACGGCCCTCCGGCGTCTTGGATTCCCCGATCTTAGCAAGAGTTGAGCGCGTTCTGCTCCGGCACGAAGAGGGTTTGAACAGGGACGGGAGGTTCTTCGCGAGGCCCGAATACACGCAG TCTCTTCTTTCCTCGAACTTCGGAAAGGAGTCAACTGCCACCGTTAAACGGGGCCTTCTTTGGCAGCAACGCAAGAAACTCTTCAGCAGATGGAAAGAACGCTACTTTATTTTGACGAGGGATTATCTGTACTGCTTTCAAAGAGCTTCCGGAGCCGACAAAATATCAGAAATGGGTCAGTTTCTCTTCAAAGTCAAGTTGGTTGACATTGAACGAGTCGAATGGGAGAACAAGAAGACTTACAGCACAGTATCTTTGGTTCTGGGCAGGGacggaaaaatttacttgagAACACCGGATGGACTAGAAGACTGGTTCGAATTGATCGAGGAGTGCATGATGATGAGTAAAGAAAGGAGGAGGGCACTGAGGCATTCGCACGATGGAAAATCAAGAGATAACAACAATACGGGCTCTTTGGGAGACTGGATGCTTCCTCATCACAAACTAC CGATGAGGCAATTACCCACAGATAGTGTGAAACAGGATACGGTAAGAAGACGCGAGTGGACCCCCAGCGATAGGGATTGGGAGCATCCTACCCTCGATAACAGACTATCTC ttttaactgacatcgACATAAATACGTACGACGATAGCACTCTCGAAGCCCCTTCTATAACGTCTTACCGAATGAATCAAGATGTATTGTGCGTTCAGCCTCCTTCGCTCAGGGGTATGGGTTCCTTCCGTTCGACTAGAGAAACTTCGAATTTCTCAAAACGGAACGTTCCTAATGTACACGAAATaccatttataaaatttaggG aaCGTTCCTATAGTGATATTCAACGGGAAGATCGAAGATTATGGCGTGGTTTACCAAGTGATAACCGCAAGTTTCATTAG
- the LOC138132034 gene encoding outer dynein arm-docking complex subunit 4 yields MAEELTQSPISLMHERLTREAELLQSFVGINIDDDKPLSKRPEIIRESKIEEVHFQGEKDGGDDKKKEGDESSPASQEAKEDVKKRGKRRRRRNGGRREELYCDKDRAAAVNMGSKDIKQSLKLKRKQDRSRVLQIPEEAEPGTFLALGNYEMCRGDLQIAINFITKALELNPAEKSALVARSKCYILLGQPENALGDAETALNIDKSYLKAIYQKAEALYYLGDFEHSLMYYHRGLHIRPDHEDFKLGVHKAQKAIENAIGSSCVFSKIFTPKPASSRTEKSKLSASPESTASTVKTTSRLTPASKIRSGRKSRLLRELGPDKEYLDNLMKNPNLKCKFKEDDSSIIKTIEETVEYLNARQEFWRQQLPAHLK; encoded by the exons ATGGCTGAGGAATTAACCCAATCACCCATATCTTTAATGCACGAGAGACTCACTAGAGAAGCAGAACTGTTGCAAAGTTTCGTCGGCATAAACATCGACGATGACAAACCTTTGTCTAAGCGCCCTGAAATAATTAGAGAAAGTAAAATTGAGGAAGTACACTTTCAAGGTGAGAAAGATGGCGGTGATGATAAGAAGAAGGAGGGTGACGAGTCGTCACCGGCTTCGCAAGAAGCAAAAGAAGATGTAAAGAAAAGGGGGAAGAGAAGGAGAAGACGTAACGGGGGCAGACGTGAAGAATTGTATTGTGATAAAGACAGAGCGGCAGCTGTTAATATGGGATCTAAAGACATAAAACAGTCCTTAAAACTGAAGAGAAAGCAGGATAGATCTAGAGTGTTACAAATTCCGGAAGAAGCAGAACCGGGCACGTTTTTGGCCCTTGGCAATTACGAAATGTGCAGAGGGGACCTTCAAATTGCCATCAATTTTATCACAAAG GCTCTGGAGTTGAATCCCGCCGAGAAAAGCGCTCTCGTGGCAAGAAGTAAGTGTTATATCCTATTGGGTCAACCGGAGAATGCTTTGGGTGATGCAGAAACGGCTCTTAATATTGATAAGAGTTATCTGAAGGCCATCTATCAGAAAGCCGAGGCTCTCTACTACCTGGGAGATTTCGAACACAGTTTGATGTACTACCACAGAGGGCTTCACATCAGACCCGACCACGAGGACTTCAAATTAGGAGTTCACAAAGCCCAGAAAGCTATCGAAAATGCGATCGGATCGTCCTGcgtgttttcaaaaattttcaccCCGAAACCCGCTTCAAGTAGAACGGAAAAATCAAAGTTGAGCGCTAGTCCGGAGTCGACAGCTTCCACAGTCAAAACAACAAGCCGATTGACACCGGCTTCTAAAATCAGATCTGGACGAAAAAGTCGGTTATTGAGGGAATTGGGACCGGATAAGGAGTATCTGGACAATTTGATGAAGAATCCCAATCTCAAGTGCAAATTTAAGGAGGATGATTCGAGTATTATTAAAACTATCGAAGAAACTGTGGAATACTTAAACGCCAGACAAGAATTTTGGAGACAACAACTGCCTGCACacttaaaataa
- the CngB gene encoding cyclic nucleotide-gated channel beta-1, producing MENIYRFKKRMVYPEKLSLDQVVDKSSSTSWCGGPLERYSKVNITHSAKKKSAKSADREKSDIREQNRSPSLENVPPSMSANRQFIQDRIRHLVDAFSTRAQAARERMETPATPSSISSRETVEPTPVPYKPKLSSASDKSVGLVPQTKPKSSSLYKNLKYLWDNKIVDPNGKVYIIWMSIAAIAVMYNAWVIPLRSTFPYQTPENRPIWMAFDYVADFVYMIDMILIQPRVKYLNEGFWVTDMAQLRHNYMKKKAFKLDLISLMPLDLLYVVMGPEFVILRFPRFFKLHTFWEFFSFVDKLLANPYIIRITRTLMYMMYLIHLNACAYYAFSLWQGIGSNNFVFDGLNNAYIKCFYFATKTATSIGKNPKPTQEIEYMFMTVSWLMGVFVFALLIGQIRDIISTATRSKTEYRKLVDETLEYMRRLNLPQEIQRRVQMWFNYTWETQHTLDENTIMDCLPHKMKTDIAINVHIQTLSKVTLFADCDEALLRELVLQLKSVIYLPGDIICKKGDVGKEMYIIQSGKVQVIGRSETEVLATLSEGSVFGEISLLGIPGMNRRTADVRSQGHSNLFVLSKADLNAALSHYPEAQELLNKKAKMLMKKNAALERKHKAMIIIDNPTPPTKQAKLLDTVLQVVPPDSKTNRLLRYGSRGKPRGRPENDRFKYRNSLPSIKNYGNIDRTFQAKVTVHRTMS from the exons ATGGAAAACATTTACCGCTTCAAAAAG AGAATGGTGTATCCGGAAAAGTTATCTTTGGACCAAGTCGTTGACAAATCGTCCTCCACGTCGTGGTGCGGTGGACCTCTGGAAAGATACAGCAAAGTAAACATAACACACAGTGCTAAGAAAAAGAGTGCTAAGAGTGCAGATAGGGAGAAAAGTGACATTCGTGAGCAAAACCGGTCGCCTTCGTTGGAAAATGTGCCACCATCCAT GTCTGCAAATCGCCAATTTATCCAAGACAGAATTAGACATCTTGTTGATGCCTTTAGCACAAGGGCCCAGGCCGCCAGGGAGCGTATGGAAACTCCCGCAACACCGTCTTCTATTAGCAGTAGAGAAACGGTTGAACCTACACCTGTTCCTTACAAGCCCAAATTGAGCTCAGCTTCTGATAAAAGTGTCGGACTGGTTCCTCAAACAAAGCCCAAGTCAAGTTCGTTATacaaaaacttaaaatatCTATGGGACAATAAAATCGTCGATCCTAACGGTAAGGTATACATCATCTGGATGTCAATTGCAGCAATAGCCGTCATGTACAATGCGTGGGTGATTCCTTTGAGAAGCACTTTTCCATATCAAACCCCCGAGAATAGACCAATATGGATGGCGTTTGATTACGTAGCAGATTTTGTTTACATGATCGACATGATACTCATTCAACCAAGGGTCAAATATTTGAACGAAGGGTTTTGGGTTACCGATATGGCGCAGCTTAGACATAACTACATGAAAAAGAAAGCTTTTAAG TTGGATCTGATTTCACTAATGCCCCTTGATCTCTTGTACGTAGTGATGGGACCCGAATTCGTAATTCTCCGTTTTCCCCGTTTCTTCAAATTGCACACGTTCTGggaatttttcagttttgtcGATAAACTACTCGCCAATCCTTACATAATCAGGATAACGCGAACTCTCATGTACATGATGTACCTGATCCATCTGAACGCTTGTGCTTATTACGCGTTTTCCTTATGGCAAGGAATTGGAAGCAATAATTTCGTTTTCGACGGTCTGAACAACGCCTACATTAAATGTTTCTATTTCGCAACGAAAACTGCAACTTCGATCGGAAAAAATCCGAAACCCACTCAGGAGATTGAGTACATGTTTATGACCGTGTCGTGGTTGATGGGCGTGTTTGTATTTGCACTGTTAATAGGACAAATAAGAGACATAATTTCAACCGCGACAAGATCAAAAACCGAGTACAGAAAATTGGTGGATGAAACTTTGGAGTACATGAGAAGATTAAACTTGCCGCAAGAGATACAAAGGCGGGTGCAGATGTGGTTTAATTACACGTGGGAAACGCAACACACTCTTG ATGAAAATACAATAATGGATTGTTTGCCTcataaaatgaaaactgaTATTGCGATAAACGTGCACATCCAAACTTTGAGCAAGGTGACACTCTTCGCCGACTGCGACGAAGCCCTTCTTCGAGAACTCGTTCTTCAACTGAAATCCGTCATTTATCTTCCCGGTGACATAATCTGCAAGAAGGGTGACGTCGGGAAAGAGATGTACATAATCCAATCGGGAAAAGTGCAAGTTATCGGCCGAAGTGAAACCGAAGTTCTTGCAACTCTTTCTGAAGGATCGGTATTTGGCGAAATCAGTCTTCTGGGGATCCCAGGCATGAATCGCAGAACTGCCGACGTTCGATCCCAAGGACATtcgaatttatttgttttgagcAAAGCTGACCTAAATGCAGCTTTGTCGCATTACCCCGAAGCTCAAGAATTGCTCAACAAGAAAGCTAAAATGCTCATGAAAAAGAACGCTGCCCTGGAACGAAAACACAAGGCCATGATTATTATCGACAATCCGACCCCTCCTACGAAACAAGCCAAGCTGTTGGACACGGTCCTACAAGTGGTGCCTCCTGATTCGAAGACCAACAGACTGTTGAGGTATGGCAGCAGAGGAAAACCGAGAGGAAGGCCGGAAAACGACAGATTCAAATACAGAAATAGCTTACCGAGCATCAAAAATTACGGGAACATTGACAGGACTTTTCAAGCTAAAGTGACAGTGCACAGGACGATGagttaa